From Candidatus Eisenbacteria bacterium, the proteins below share one genomic window:
- a CDS encoding glycosyltransferase family 2 protein, which produces MPALTAPEWLLPAVNVISLVILIYFSALQLVLFGLLILSFFDMRRRLAQNFYADYEAVAKSHFTFPITVLVPAYNEESNVAAAVRSVLSLDYPQHEIIVINDGSTDGTLDRLRSEYKLSPRDTVYRKSLPIVGPIRGIYRSSTNPNLLVIDKVHAGKSAALNAGINLSHYPLVCTIDADSLFQENALLRVVRPFLEDPDRVIAVGGQVRVANGCKVERGRIVQPRLPQNILAAFQVVEYLRAFVASRLGLSAMNNLLILSGVFSLFRKDVVIEVGGYRSDVVTEDMELVLRLHRHMRDQKRPYVVQFLPDPICWTEVPQKIGALARQRNRWHRGLIHSLWIHRSLAWGSRSGSLRWIGLPYYVFFEVLGPIVELVGYVLIPIAFFLGFLSPLYFWAFLFLAITSGAFLSISAVFLEELSFGLYRSWGDFALMIGVGVLENFSYRLLTLLFRLGAVLDIILGRGGWGKQERAGFDRIGSSPAKA; this is translated from the coding sequence ATGCCGGCGCTCACCGCACCCGAATGGCTCCTACCCGCGGTCAACGTGATCAGCTTGGTGATCCTCATCTATTTCAGCGCGCTTCAGCTTGTGTTGTTCGGGCTCTTGATTCTCTCCTTCTTCGACATGCGTCGCCGGCTCGCTCAGAACTTCTACGCCGACTACGAGGCGGTCGCGAAGTCTCACTTCACCTTCCCGATCACGGTGCTCGTGCCGGCGTACAACGAGGAGTCGAACGTGGCCGCGGCCGTGCGTTCGGTGCTGTCCCTCGATTACCCGCAGCACGAGATCATCGTCATCAACGACGGCTCGACCGACGGGACCCTGGACCGGCTGCGCAGCGAATACAAGTTGTCGCCCCGCGATACCGTCTATCGCAAGAGCTTGCCGATCGTCGGCCCCATCCGCGGCATCTACCGCTCGTCCACGAATCCGAACCTCCTGGTCATCGACAAGGTGCACGCGGGAAAGAGCGCGGCGCTGAACGCGGGCATCAATCTTTCGCACTACCCCCTCGTCTGCACGATCGACGCCGACTCGCTCTTCCAGGAGAATGCCCTCCTGCGCGTCGTGCGCCCGTTCCTCGAGGATCCGGACCGCGTCATAGCCGTGGGCGGCCAGGTTCGGGTGGCGAACGGATGCAAGGTGGAACGCGGGCGCATCGTGCAGCCCCGGCTGCCGCAGAACATCCTCGCGGCCTTCCAGGTCGTCGAATACCTGCGCGCGTTCGTGGCAAGCCGGCTCGGGCTTTCGGCCATGAACAACCTGCTCATCCTCTCGGGCGTGTTCAGCCTATTCCGGAAGGATGTGGTGATCGAGGTGGGGGGCTACCGCTCGGACGTGGTCACCGAGGATATGGAGCTGGTCCTGCGCCTGCATCGCCACATGCGGGACCAGAAGCGACCCTACGTCGTCCAGTTCCTCCCGGACCCCATCTGCTGGACCGAGGTGCCGCAGAAGATAGGCGCGCTCGCGCGCCAGCGAAACCGCTGGCACCGCGGGCTGATCCACTCCCTCTGGATTCACCGCTCGCTCGCCTGGGGAAGCCGGTCGGGATCGTTGCGTTGGATCGGCCTGCCCTACTACGTCTTCTTCGAGGTACTTGGACCGATCGTGGAGCTGGTGGGCTACGTCCTGATCCCGATCGCGTTTTTCCTCGGGTTCCTCTCGCCGCTCTACTTTTGGGCCTTTCTCTTCCTGGCGATCACCTCGGGGGCATTCCTCTCCATCTCCGCGGTCTTCCTCGAGGAGCTCTCTTTCGGACTGTACCGGAGCTGGGGTGATTTCGCCCTCATGATCGGGGTCGGCGTGCTGGAGAACTTCTCCTACCGCCTCCTGACTCTCCTCTTCCGCCTCGGCGCCGTGCTCGATATCATTCTGGGGCGCGGAGGTTGGGGGAAGCAGGAGCGCGCCGGCTTCGACCGCATCGGTTCCTCCCCCGCCAAAGCCTGA